The following are from one region of the Trichoderma breve strain T069 chromosome 5, whole genome shotgun sequence genome:
- a CDS encoding fungal specific transcription factor domain-containing protein, translating to MGSVQPPTKPCHNCRRQRLRCDRSYPHCNKCAASGKECLGYGKLFRWTGAIASRGKLAGRTSSAPVNADAGDGEDADAGTGTDGDGDETTSVGAVSPVSSVVRSRRSSPNAGALNGYFARRSSTGAEAMQVVSVSQPASPTAKLSSPWVLVDPLFQGLDQAHRFYLNYFTTRVCKDLVSNDGPECNPFRSLIPLTRAHPLLQHIIVAASAAHMSNLIRMGLPYPDGGFIPANRDAASTRALNDALVSKHTALKLMSTAIQNLDTINGDVVLAASLFFINVELIESGKHGWRAHLEGAAKIMSFLQLTKAWDSSLRDYLLSDCFIYFILASAFMPARYAASLNFESSQIPFVLGKTVANSYLCCPPELMEILHEASQLSNSVIGDESNEATTMAALELIDRAQAYDIYAWARDTARALDLPNDVMQSRMHAGASHRLAACIYILQAIPSAGERLGPEFAAFLTDDLLAHLNMMPVEDPNFKATTWPTFIIGAETRDPVRQKFIMERLRIMTTVCPWGFIHTAMETLQVIWNLAAEERGSKSWVQTLKDPEMNFLIV from the exons ATGGGCTCAGTCCAACCACCCACGAAGCCATGCCACAACTGCCGTCGGCAGCGGCTCCGTTGTGACCGCTCGTATCCACACTGCAACAAGTGCGCCGCCTCGGGCAAAGAGTGTCTCGGATACGGCAAGCTGTTTCGCTGGACCGGAGCCATAGCCAGTCGCGGAAAGCTCGCCGGCCGGACCTCGAGCGCGCCCGTGAATGCGGACGCGGGCGACGGCGAAGATGCTGACGCCGGCACAGGCACAGACGGGGACGGCGACGAGACGACATCGGTCGGCGCTGTGTCACCCGTTTCATCGGTTGTGCGCTCTCGCAGGAGCTCACCAAATGCCGGAGCTCTGAATGGGTACTTTGCGAGACGATCGTCGACGGGCGCAGAAGCCATGCAGGTCGTTTCCGTTTCCCAACCTGCGTCTCCCACCGCCAAGCTGAGCAGCCCTTGGGTGTTGGTCGATCCTCTGTTTCAAGGCCTAGACCAGGCTCACCGGTTCTATCTCAACTACT TCACGACCCGTGTGTGCAAAGATCTGGTCTCCAATGACGGGCCAGAGTGCAATCCTTTCCGCAGTCTCATCCCGCTGACTCGTGCTCACCCACTGCTGCAGCACATCATTGttgcagcttcagccgctCACATGTCCAACTTGATTAGAATGGGCCTACCTTACCCCGATGGCGGGTTTATACCCGCCAACCGGGACGCAGCATCAACTAGGGCGCTGAACGATGCATTGGTGTCTAAACACACAGCGCTGAAGCTAATGTCTACCGCGATTCAAAATCTCGATACCATTAATGGTGACGTCGTGCTCGCAGCATCGCTCTTTTTCATCAACGTGGAGTTGATTGAATCTGGCAAGCATGGATGGAGGGCACACCTTGAGGGAGCTGCAAAGATCATGTCCTTCTTGCAGCTTACCAAGGCCTGGGATAGCTCGTTACGGGACTACCTTCTCTCAGATTGCTTCAT CTACTTCATCCTGGCATCAGCATTTATGCCGGCACGATATGCAGCGTCGCTGAACTTTGAGTCTTCACAGATTCCATTTGTGCTTGGCAAGACAGTGGCGAATAGTTACCTGTGCTGCCCGCCAGAGCTGATGGAAATTCTACACGAGGCCTCCCAGCTTTCAAATAGTGTGATTGGGGACGAATCTAACGAAGCCACTACCATGGCTGCTCTGGAGCTCATCGATCGTGCTCAAGCTTACGACATTTATGCATGGGCTCGCGACACTGCTAGAGCTCTTGATCTACCAAACGATGTCATGCAAAGTCGCATGCACGCAGGGGCTAGTCATCGCCTAGCTGCCTGCATATATATCTTACAGGCTATTCCATCTGCCGGGGAGAGGCTCGGTCCGGAGTTTGCCGCCTTCCTGACAGACGACCTACTGGCGCACTTGAACATGATGCCTGTAGAAGACCCCAATTTCAAGGCAACTACGTGGCCAACGTTTATCATAGGTGCGGAGACGAGGGATCCAGTACGGCAAAAATTCATCATGGAAAGACTACGCATAATGACTACGGTATGTCCGTGGGGCTTCATCCATACTGCCATGGAAACGCTTCAGGTTATCTGGAATCTGGCTGCTGAAGAACGAGGATCCAAGAGTTGGGTACAAACGCTGAAAGATCCAGAAATGAATTTCTTAATCGTCTGA
- a CDS encoding poly (ADP-ribose) glycohydrolase (PARG) domain-containing protein → MYLTALFQYFEEFSADLGTQNPGKSIDDRVEFSSHAFDDTSDFVTGKRDQIRLRNLTVLLVQEFSTEQQELAHQGNDGAVVVSANKDIGFGSSATQEEIFMGNCPEACPAVLFTPTLQDDQTLTVCGARPMLRILGQRREVSWEKLGPGERQGGRMLLMDALEFDEADELGTLPDFKQENILREIRKAYTAFSSWTGGDASTVWTGLWGCGAFNGDPAAKVIIMWIAASLAGKELRLLCDASQGDFADKCGRFVKKVASTWTVRELEDCLKAIPQGTRRLETMDWLLDNVPDF, encoded by the coding sequence ATGTACCTCACAGCGCTCTTCCAATATTTTGAAGAGTTTAGTGCGGATCTCGGGACCCAAAATCCAGGAAAATCCATTGATGATAGAGTGGAATTCTCTTCACATGCCTTCGATGACACGAGCGACTTTGTGACGGGGAAACGAGATCAAATTCGGCTCAGGAATTTGAccgttcttcttgtccaggAGTTTAGCACAGAGCAGCAGGAACTTGCTCATCAAGGCAACGATGGTGCAGTGGTTGTCTCCGCTAACAAGGACATCGGTTTCGGGTCGTCAGCGACTCAGGAGGAGATCTTTATGGGCAATTGTCCAGAAGCCTGTCCTGCAGTGCTCTTCACTCCAACATTACAGGATGATCAGACTCTGACTGTATGTGGAGCTCGCCCTATGCTGAGAATATTGGGTCAGCGCCGCGAAGTCTCCTGGGAGAAACTCGGGCCAGGAGAAAGACAAGGAGGCAGAATGCTGCTCATGGACGCACTAGAATTCGATGAGGCGGATGAGTTGGGGACATTGCCTGATTTCAAGCAGGAGAACATTTTGCGTGAGATACGAAAGGCGTATACGGCGTTTTCGTCCTGGACGGGCGGTGATGCTTCGACTGTGTGGACGGGATTATGGGGCTGCGGCGCGTTTAATGGCGATCCTGCTGCCAAGGTGATTATCATGTGGATAGCGGCTTCGTTGGCAGGCAAGGAATTGCGGTTACTCTGTGATGCTTCCCAGGGCGATTTTGCGGACAAATGCGGACGATTTGTTAAGAAGGTTGCCTCGACTTGGACGGTGCGGGAGCTCGAGGATTGTTTGAAGGCTATTCCTCAGGGTACTAGGCGTTTAGAAACGATGGATTGGCTGCTTGACAATGTACCTGATTTTTGA
- a CDS encoding est1 DNA/RNA binding domain-containing protein, whose amino-acid sequence MSSVQPDISKIFVNYLRNSRQLSCPICQVDVKPPTLDGFKQHVQNSGEKHPTEEKAILDAFQRMKLTSSKPHSPPPSTPTRRGRGRQQADNNKEFDRGTKGASTRQLWSPSSGGLQRPSQLKTQTLGQRSRPLSHTKPNQHKMEEPDPEPGPEADVEADDSYTEDPSVSQLIRQPETRPISQEQLVAEVKGIYAGLVMVESKCIEVDNAQSANKDSPQQLNNEQWQALIALHRTLLHEHHDFFLASQHPSASPALRRLASKLPLSLEHMLTFIYIAYSMMALLYETVPAFEDTWIECLGDLGRYRMAIEDDDIRDRETWTAVSRYWYSKASDKLPTTGRLYHHLAILARPNALQQTYYYTKSLCVPIPFLSARESVMTLFDPVLSSNPPRLELIDLAFVRILAIFFSGKEKGQLGNAAKQFLSLLDGHIARITKSWLEAGYYMGISITCSLLGFGDDSNVLKHAIVPKRSDDMDTAGESIAPEPIPADTFYQSLSLAVQTLEIVIQRWGDMNILPFLHTQMVFIHHLSKFPAAMKFIEHKYPWKLIATMLNYLKQSCKFEPRMDSAVFPGAENQDHYRPLPEDYAMRGLIYTEEYFPFNWFSGEIVEEDEKYFEQASMVDARKERILWIGRQISSVGQWLLWDAENSTFTVADEYDTDFTAKTPEVGAREIVSLGLGAQGDALPQID is encoded by the exons ATGTCTTCTGTCCAACCAGACATCTCCAAAATCTTTGTCAATTATCTACGCAATTCACGGCAGCTCAGCTGCCCCATCTGTCAGGTGGACGTTAAGCCGCCGACGCTCGATGGATTCAAACAGCATGTCCAAAACAGCGGGGAGAAGCACCCCACGGAGGAAAAGGCCATTCTGGACGCCTTCCAGCGGATGAAACTTACCTCATCCAAACCTCA CTCCCCCCCGCCCTCTACCCCAACTAGGCGGGGGCGAGGCAGGCAGCAAGCCGACAATAACAAAGAGTTTGATCGCGGTACCAAAGGTGCAAGTACTCGCCAACTCTGGAGTCCAAGCAGCGGCGGTCTTCAAAGACCTTCTCAGCTCAAAACACAAACTCTGGGCCAACGATCTAGACCGTTGTCGCATACCAAGCCAAACCAGCATAAAATGGAGGAGCCCGATCCGGAACCTGGCCCAGAAGCAGATGTCGAGGCGGACGACTCGTATACCGAGGATCCTTCTGTATCTCAGCTGATCCGGCAGCCTGAAACTAGGCCGATATCCCAGGAACAGCTCGTCGCTGAAGTTAAAGGCATCTACGCCGGACTTGTCATGGTAGAAAGCAAGTGTATTGAGGTTGACAATGCTCAATCAGCCAATAAAGACTCGCCACAGCAGCTTAATAACGAGCAGTGGCAAGCACTAATTGCCCTGCACCGTACGCTGCTTCACGAGCATCATGACTTTTTCTTGGCGAGTCAACATCCGTCTGCTAGCCCGGCACTTCGACGGCTGGCCTCTAA ACTGCCACTATCTCTAGAACACATGCTTACTTTCATCTACATTGCGTACAGCATGATGGCTCTTCTCTACGAAACTGTACCTGCATTTGAAGATACTTGGATCGAATGTCTCGGAGATTTGGGCAGATACCGTATGGCaattgaagacgacgatATTCGAGACCGAGAAACTTGGACTGCTGTTTCTCGATACTGGTACTCAAAGGCATCGGATAAGCTACCGACCACTGGTCGACTCTACCATCACCTAGCTATTCTGGCGCGTCCCAACGCGCTTCAGCAGACGTATTACTATACAAAGTCTCTCTGTGTCCCTATCCCGTTCCTAAGTGCCAGGGAGAGCGTTATGACTCTGTTTGATCCAGTTTTGAGTTCAAACCCGCCTCGGCTGGAATTAATTGATCTTGCTTTTGTGCGCATCCTGgctatcttcttctctggcaaagaaaagggccagCTAGGGAACGCCGCTAAACAATTCTTGAGTCTCTTGGATGGACATATTGCTCGAATCACGAAAAGCTGGCTGGAAGCTGG ATACTATATGGGCATTTCTATTACATGCTCTCTCCTTGGCTTCGGCGACGATTCCAATGTCCTAAAACATGCCATTGTCCCCAAGCGGTCTGATGACATGGACACTGCTGGAGAATCCATTGCTCCGGAGCCCATTCCAGCAGACACTTTTTACCAATCGCTCTCTTTGGCTGTACAAACACTCGAGATAGTAATTCAGCGGTGGGGAGACATGAATATACTGCCATTCCTCCACACACAAATGGTGTTTATACACCATTTGTCTAAATTTCCCGCTGCGATGAAATTCATCGAGCATAAGTACCCCTGGAAGCTGATAGCGACTATGCTTAACTACTTGAAGCAGTCCTGCAAGTTTGAACCTCGCATGGACAGTGCAGTATTCCCTGGAGCAGAAAATCAAGATCACTACCGACCACTCCCAGAAGATTATGCCATGCGTGGCCTGATCTACACTGAGGAGTACTTTCCCTTTAACTGGTTCTCTGGCGAAatcgttgaagaagatgaaaaataCTTTGAGCAGGCATCCATGGTGGATGCTCGAAAGGAGAGAATCCTGTGGATTGGACGACAAATTTCTTCTGTTGGCCAGTGGCTCTTATGGGATGCAGAGAACTCAACGTTCACTGTGGCAGATGAGTATGATACTGACTTTACAGCCAAAACTCCCGAAGTGGGTGCCAGGGAGATTGTAAGTCTCGGACTTGGCGCACAAGGCGACGCTCTTCCTCAAATAGATTAA